A portion of the Juglans microcarpa x Juglans regia isolate MS1-56 chromosome 1D, Jm3101_v1.0, whole genome shotgun sequence genome contains these proteins:
- the LOC121241534 gene encoding mediator of RNA polymerase II transcription subunit 33A-like isoform X3 produces MKLVMKSIDDVLHLSQRFGMTVTEPGILVVEFIFSIVWQLLDATLDDEGLLELTLEKRSAWAAKSQEMEIDYHDSFDEKRAEFKERLQNVNTVMAIELIGQFLQNKVTSRIIYLARRNMHTHWVDFIQRLRLLEANSTALRNSKALTPEALNQLTSDTRIVLSRECKTASLQKFHGVMAFGSLSTSAGLCQGASRSALWLPLDLLLEDAMDGYLVNATSAIEIITGLIKTLQAINGTTWHDTFLGLWIAALRLVQRERDPIEGPVPRLDTRLCILLSITTLVIADLIEEEESESVDEAECGATNHWKEKNVTGKRRNDLVSSLQMLGDYQGLLTPPQSVVSAANQAAEKAMFFVSGISVGSAYFECIGVKDVPINYSGNMRHLIVEACIARNLLDTSAYLWPGYANGCINQIPHNVPTQAPSWSSFMKGAPLTPVLINALVSTPASSLAELEKIFEIAVKGSDDEKISAATILCGASLIRGWNIQEHTVHFIARLLSPPIPLEHSGSDSHLIGYAPLLNVLIVGIASVDCVQIFSLHGLVPQLACSLMPICEVFGSCVPNGLWTLTNGEEISAHAVFSNAFILLLKLWRFNHPPLEHGVGDTPTVGSQLTPEYLLLLRNSHLVYPGNANKNRNRRRLSAAASSSSPQPVFVDSFPKLKAWYRQHQACIASTLSGLVHGTPVHQIVDGLLNMMFKKINRGSQSLTSISVSSTSSGSGNEDTSLRPKLPAWDILEAVPFVVDAALTACAHGKLSPRELATGLKDLADFLPASLATIVSYFSAEVTRGVWKPVFMNGTDWPSPAANLSNVEEQIKKILATTGVDIPSLAAGGSSPSTLPLPLAAFVSLTITYKIDRASERFLNLAGPALESLAAGCPWPCMPIVASLWTQKAKRWSDFLVFSASRTVFLHNSDAVVQLLKSCFTATLGLNAMPISSSGGVGALLGHGFGSHFCGGISPVAPGILYLRVYRSIRDIVFITEEVVSLLMHSVREIVSSGIPRERLEKLRTSKIGMRYRQVSLAAAMTRVKLAAALGASLVWLSGGLSLVQSLIKETLPSLFISVHRSEQEEGSEGMVAMLGGYALAYFVVLCGAFAWGVDSTSSASKRRPKILGTHLEFLASAVDGKISLGCDWATWRAYVSGFVTLMVGCTPSWVLEVDVDVLKRLSNGLRQWDEEELALALLGIGGVGTMGAAAELIIENDM; encoded by the exons GGTCATGAAATCAATAGATGATGTTCTTCATCTTTCACAGAGATTTGGCATGACCGTTACTGAACCTGGGATTCTTGTGGTTGAGTTCATCTTTTCAATTGTGTGGCAGTTGCTTGATGCAACACTAGATGATGAAGGGTTGCTAGAACTCACCTTAGAGAAGAGGTCCGCATGGGCAGCTAAATCTCAAGAAATGGAAATAGATTACCATGATAGTTTTGATGAGAAGAGGGCAGAATTTAAGGAGAGATTGCAGAATGTAAATACTGTGATGGCCATTGAATTAATAGGACAATTTCTGCAAAATAAAGTAACTTCAAGAATTATTTATTTGGCTCGTCGGAACAT GCATACACATTGGGTAGATTTCATCCAGCGTTTACGGTTGCTTGAAGCAAATTCAACAGCACTAAGAAATTCCAAAGCTCTAACTCCTGAGGCTCTAAATCAGTTGACTTCAGATACTCGGATAGTCTTGTCTCGTGAATGCAAAACAGCTTCGCTACAAAAGTTCCATGGAGTTATGGCTTTTGGTTCTCTATCTACCTCTGCTGGTCTATGCCAAGGAGCTAGCCGTTCTGCTCTTTGGCTTCCTCTTGATCTTTTATTAGAGGATGCAATGGATGGATATCTAGTTAACGCAACAAGTGCTATTGAAATAATTACTG GTTTGATTAAAACCCTTCAAGCAATAAATGGAACCACCTGGCATGACACTTttttaggtctttggatagcaGCTCTTCGTCTAGTTCAAAGG gAAAGGGATCCCATTGAGGGCCCTGTGCCTCGCCTTGATACTCGCTTATGTATTCTGTTGTCTATCACAACGCTTGTCATTGCTGATCTCATTGAGGAGGAAGAAAGTgagtcagttgatgaagcaGAATGTGGAGCCACTAATCattggaaagagaaaaatgttacAGGGAAGCGTCGGAATGACTTGGTCTCTAGTCTACAGATGCTAGGGGATTATCAAGGCTTGTTGACTCCGCCCCAGTCTGTCGTTTCTGCAGCCAATCAGGCTGCTGAAAAGGCAATGTTTTTTGTTTCAGGCATTAGTGTGGGGAGTGCATACTTTGAGTGTATTGGTGTGAAAGATGTGCCTATCAACTATT CTGGAAACATGCGCCATTTGATAGTTGAGGCTTGTATTGCAAGAAATCTACTAGACACATCTGCATATCTATGGCCCGGCTATGCGAATGGCTGTATCAATCAAATACCTCATAATGTGCCTACTCAAGCGCCTAGTTGGTCATCATTTATGAAGGGCGCTCCACTTACTCCAGTGTTGATAAATGCTTTGGTTTCAACTCCTGCATCAAG CTTGGCAGAGCtcgagaaaatatttgagattgCAGTCAAAGGATCAGATGATGAGAAGATATCTGCTGCTACAATACTTTGTGGCGCCTCCTTAATTCGAGGTTGGAATATACAG GAACACACAGTTCATTTCATTGCCAGATTATTGTCTCCTCCAATTCCTCTAGAACATTCTGGGAGTGACAGCCATTTGATCGGTTATGCTCCACTGCTTAATGTACTAATTGTTGGAATAGCATCTGTTGATTGCGTTCAGATATTCTCTCTTCATGGCTTG GTTCCACAGCTTGCATGTTCACTGATGCCAATCTGTGAGGTGTTTGGTTCATGTGTGCCCAATGGCTTATGGACTCTTACAAATGGAGAAGAAATTTCTGCTCATGCTGTGTTTTCAAATgcatttattcttcttttgaagCTATGGAGGTTCAATCATCCTCCTCTAGAACACGGAGTAGGAGATACACCCACAGTTGGATCCCAACTAACTCCCGAATACCTCCTATTATTACGAAATTCCCACTTAGTATATCCGGGAAATGCCAACAAGAATCGAAATAGGAGAAGACTCTCAGCAGCTGCAAGTTCTTCATCTCCACAACCCGTATTTGTGGACTCGTTTCCGAAATTAAAGGCATGGTATCGGCAGCATCAAGCATGTATAGCTTCAACCCTCTCTGGTCTAGTTCATGGAACCCCAGTTcatcaaattgttgatgggcTTCTTAATATGATGTTCAAGAAGATTAATAGAGGAAGCCAATCCTTAACTTCGATATCTGTAAGTAGTACTTCTTCTGGATCTGGAAATGAAGATACCTCTCTAAGACCTAAACTGCCTGCCTGGGATATTCTGGAAGCAGTTCCCTTCGTGGTTGATGCTGCTTTAACTGCCTGTGCCCATGGAAAACTTTCTCCTCGTGAACTGGCCACAG GTCTTAAAGATTTAGCTGATTTTCTTCCTGCATCTTTGGCAACCATTGTGAGCTACTTCTCTGCTGAAGTAACTAGAGGTGTTTGGAAACCAGTTTTCATGAACGGAACAGATTGGCCCAGTCCTGCTGCAAATCTTTCTAATGTCGAggaacaaattaagaaaatcctAGCTACTACTGGTGTTGATATCCCAAGTCTTGCTGCAG GTGGAAGCTCTCCATCTACACTTCCATTACCCCTGGCTGCCTTTGTAAGCCTTactataacttataaaattgaTAGAGCCTCGGAACGTTTTCTGAATTTGGCTGGCCCAGCATTGGAGTCCCTTGCAGCTGGTTGTCCGTGGCCTTGCATGCCAATTGTGGCTTCTCTGTGGACACAGAAGGCGAAGCGCTGGAGTGACTTCCTGGTCTTTTCTGCATCTCGGACTGTCTTCCTGCACAACAGTGATGCAGTGGTTCAACTACTTAAAAGCTGCTTCACCGCAACACTTGGTCTGAACGCTATGCCCATCTCAAGCAGCGGTGGGGTTGGAGCACTTCTTGGCCATGGATTTGGATCCCATTTTTGTGGTGGGATTTCTCCTGTTGCCCCCGGTATTCTTTATCTACGTGTCTATCGATCCATTAGAGATATTGTGTTCATAACAGAAGAGGTTGTTTCTCTCTTGATGCATTCTGTCAGAGAAATAGTATCTAGTGGTATTCCTAGAGAGAGATTAGAGAAGTTGAGGACGAGCAAGATTGGAATGAGATACAGACAGGTTTCACTTGCTGCAGCAATGACTCGGGTGAAACTTGCAGCTGCCCTTGGGGCTTCTCTAGTATGGTTGTCTGGAGGTTTAAGTCTAGTTCAATCCTTAATAAAAGAAACGTTGCCTTCTTTGTTTATATCCGTTCACAGATCAGAGCAGGAAGAAGGATCAGAAGGGATGGTGGCAATGCTTGGGGGATATGCTCTTGCTTACTTTGTAGTGCTTTGTGGGGCTTTTGCTTGGGGAGTTGACTCaacatcatctgcatcaaaacgCCGTCCAAAAATCCTTGGGACCCACTTGGAATTCCTGGCTAGTGCAGTCGATGGGAAAATATCACTTGGTTGTGATTGGGCCACCTGGCGTGCTTACGTGTCAGGATTTGTAACCTTAATGGTTGGCTGCACTCCGAGTTGGGTGCTGGAGGTAGATGTAGATGTGTTGAAGAGACTAAGTAATGGGCTAAGACAGTGGGATGAGGAGGAGCTTGCTCTGGCTTTGCTTGGGATTGGTGGTGTTGGTACAATGGGGGCGGCTGCTGAACTGATAATAGAGAATGACATGTAA
- the LOC121241534 gene encoding mediator of RNA polymerase II transcription subunit 33A-like isoform X1: MSSEMEVSVHTEIWDSVRELTMLAQRKGSDPLLWALQISSNLNSAGVALPSVELADVLVSYICWENNLPSLWKFLEKALMLKIVPPMFVLALLSTRVIPCRHSRPAAYRLYLELLKRHAFTLKYQINGLNYQKVMKSIDDVLHLSQRFGMTVTEPGILVVEFIFSIVWQLLDATLDDEGLLELTLEKRSAWAAKSQEMEIDYHDSFDEKRAEFKERLQNVNTVMAIELIGQFLQNKVTSRIIYLARRNMHTHWVDFIQRLRLLEANSTALRNSKALTPEALNQLTSDTRIVLSRECKTASLQKFHGVMAFGSLSTSAGLCQGASRSALWLPLDLLLEDAMDGYLVNATSAIEIITGLIKTLQAINGTTWHDTFLGLWIAALRLVQRERDPIEGPVPRLDTRLCILLSITTLVIADLIEEEESESVDEAECGATNHWKEKNVTGKRRNDLVSSLQMLGDYQGLLTPPQSVVSAANQAAEKAMFFVSGISVGSAYFECIGVKDVPINYSGNMRHLIVEACIARNLLDTSAYLWPGYANGCINQIPHNVPTQAPSWSSFMKGAPLTPVLINALVSTPASSLAELEKIFEIAVKGSDDEKISAATILCGASLIRGWNIQEHTVHFIARLLSPPIPLEHSGSDSHLIGYAPLLNVLIVGIASVDCVQIFSLHGLVPQLACSLMPICEVFGSCVPNGLWTLTNGEEISAHAVFSNAFILLLKLWRFNHPPLEHGVGDTPTVGSQLTPEYLLLLRNSHLVYPGNANKNRNRRRLSAAASSSSPQPVFVDSFPKLKAWYRQHQACIASTLSGLVHGTPVHQIVDGLLNMMFKKINRGSQSLTSISVSSTSSGSGNEDTSLRPKLPAWDILEAVPFVVDAALTACAHGKLSPRELATGLKDLADFLPASLATIVSYFSAEVTRGVWKPVFMNGTDWPSPAANLSNVEEQIKKILATTGVDIPSLAAGGSSPSTLPLPLAAFVSLTITYKIDRASERFLNLAGPALESLAAGCPWPCMPIVASLWTQKAKRWSDFLVFSASRTVFLHNSDAVVQLLKSCFTATLGLNAMPISSSGGVGALLGHGFGSHFCGGISPVAPGILYLRVYRSIRDIVFITEEVVSLLMHSVREIVSSGIPRERLEKLRTSKIGMRYRQVSLAAAMTRVKLAAALGASLVWLSGGLSLVQSLIKETLPSLFISVHRSEQEEGSEGMVAMLGGYALAYFVVLCGAFAWGVDSTSSASKRRPKILGTHLEFLASAVDGKISLGCDWATWRAYVSGFVTLMVGCTPSWVLEVDVDVLKRLSNGLRQWDEEELALALLGIGGVGTMGAAAELIIENDM, encoded by the exons GGTCATGAAATCAATAGATGATGTTCTTCATCTTTCACAGAGATTTGGCATGACCGTTACTGAACCTGGGATTCTTGTGGTTGAGTTCATCTTTTCAATTGTGTGGCAGTTGCTTGATGCAACACTAGATGATGAAGGGTTGCTAGAACTCACCTTAGAGAAGAGGTCCGCATGGGCAGCTAAATCTCAAGAAATGGAAATAGATTACCATGATAGTTTTGATGAGAAGAGGGCAGAATTTAAGGAGAGATTGCAGAATGTAAATACTGTGATGGCCATTGAATTAATAGGACAATTTCTGCAAAATAAAGTAACTTCAAGAATTATTTATTTGGCTCGTCGGAACAT GCATACACATTGGGTAGATTTCATCCAGCGTTTACGGTTGCTTGAAGCAAATTCAACAGCACTAAGAAATTCCAAAGCTCTAACTCCTGAGGCTCTAAATCAGTTGACTTCAGATACTCGGATAGTCTTGTCTCGTGAATGCAAAACAGCTTCGCTACAAAAGTTCCATGGAGTTATGGCTTTTGGTTCTCTATCTACCTCTGCTGGTCTATGCCAAGGAGCTAGCCGTTCTGCTCTTTGGCTTCCTCTTGATCTTTTATTAGAGGATGCAATGGATGGATATCTAGTTAACGCAACAAGTGCTATTGAAATAATTACTG GTTTGATTAAAACCCTTCAAGCAATAAATGGAACCACCTGGCATGACACTTttttaggtctttggatagcaGCTCTTCGTCTAGTTCAAAGG gAAAGGGATCCCATTGAGGGCCCTGTGCCTCGCCTTGATACTCGCTTATGTATTCTGTTGTCTATCACAACGCTTGTCATTGCTGATCTCATTGAGGAGGAAGAAAGTgagtcagttgatgaagcaGAATGTGGAGCCACTAATCattggaaagagaaaaatgttacAGGGAAGCGTCGGAATGACTTGGTCTCTAGTCTACAGATGCTAGGGGATTATCAAGGCTTGTTGACTCCGCCCCAGTCTGTCGTTTCTGCAGCCAATCAGGCTGCTGAAAAGGCAATGTTTTTTGTTTCAGGCATTAGTGTGGGGAGTGCATACTTTGAGTGTATTGGTGTGAAAGATGTGCCTATCAACTATT CTGGAAACATGCGCCATTTGATAGTTGAGGCTTGTATTGCAAGAAATCTACTAGACACATCTGCATATCTATGGCCCGGCTATGCGAATGGCTGTATCAATCAAATACCTCATAATGTGCCTACTCAAGCGCCTAGTTGGTCATCATTTATGAAGGGCGCTCCACTTACTCCAGTGTTGATAAATGCTTTGGTTTCAACTCCTGCATCAAG CTTGGCAGAGCtcgagaaaatatttgagattgCAGTCAAAGGATCAGATGATGAGAAGATATCTGCTGCTACAATACTTTGTGGCGCCTCCTTAATTCGAGGTTGGAATATACAG GAACACACAGTTCATTTCATTGCCAGATTATTGTCTCCTCCAATTCCTCTAGAACATTCTGGGAGTGACAGCCATTTGATCGGTTATGCTCCACTGCTTAATGTACTAATTGTTGGAATAGCATCTGTTGATTGCGTTCAGATATTCTCTCTTCATGGCTTG GTTCCACAGCTTGCATGTTCACTGATGCCAATCTGTGAGGTGTTTGGTTCATGTGTGCCCAATGGCTTATGGACTCTTACAAATGGAGAAGAAATTTCTGCTCATGCTGTGTTTTCAAATgcatttattcttcttttgaagCTATGGAGGTTCAATCATCCTCCTCTAGAACACGGAGTAGGAGATACACCCACAGTTGGATCCCAACTAACTCCCGAATACCTCCTATTATTACGAAATTCCCACTTAGTATATCCGGGAAATGCCAACAAGAATCGAAATAGGAGAAGACTCTCAGCAGCTGCAAGTTCTTCATCTCCACAACCCGTATTTGTGGACTCGTTTCCGAAATTAAAGGCATGGTATCGGCAGCATCAAGCATGTATAGCTTCAACCCTCTCTGGTCTAGTTCATGGAACCCCAGTTcatcaaattgttgatgggcTTCTTAATATGATGTTCAAGAAGATTAATAGAGGAAGCCAATCCTTAACTTCGATATCTGTAAGTAGTACTTCTTCTGGATCTGGAAATGAAGATACCTCTCTAAGACCTAAACTGCCTGCCTGGGATATTCTGGAAGCAGTTCCCTTCGTGGTTGATGCTGCTTTAACTGCCTGTGCCCATGGAAAACTTTCTCCTCGTGAACTGGCCACAG GTCTTAAAGATTTAGCTGATTTTCTTCCTGCATCTTTGGCAACCATTGTGAGCTACTTCTCTGCTGAAGTAACTAGAGGTGTTTGGAAACCAGTTTTCATGAACGGAACAGATTGGCCCAGTCCTGCTGCAAATCTTTCTAATGTCGAggaacaaattaagaaaatcctAGCTACTACTGGTGTTGATATCCCAAGTCTTGCTGCAG GTGGAAGCTCTCCATCTACACTTCCATTACCCCTGGCTGCCTTTGTAAGCCTTactataacttataaaattgaTAGAGCCTCGGAACGTTTTCTGAATTTGGCTGGCCCAGCATTGGAGTCCCTTGCAGCTGGTTGTCCGTGGCCTTGCATGCCAATTGTGGCTTCTCTGTGGACACAGAAGGCGAAGCGCTGGAGTGACTTCCTGGTCTTTTCTGCATCTCGGACTGTCTTCCTGCACAACAGTGATGCAGTGGTTCAACTACTTAAAAGCTGCTTCACCGCAACACTTGGTCTGAACGCTATGCCCATCTCAAGCAGCGGTGGGGTTGGAGCACTTCTTGGCCATGGATTTGGATCCCATTTTTGTGGTGGGATTTCTCCTGTTGCCCCCGGTATTCTTTATCTACGTGTCTATCGATCCATTAGAGATATTGTGTTCATAACAGAAGAGGTTGTTTCTCTCTTGATGCATTCTGTCAGAGAAATAGTATCTAGTGGTATTCCTAGAGAGAGATTAGAGAAGTTGAGGACGAGCAAGATTGGAATGAGATACAGACAGGTTTCACTTGCTGCAGCAATGACTCGGGTGAAACTTGCAGCTGCCCTTGGGGCTTCTCTAGTATGGTTGTCTGGAGGTTTAAGTCTAGTTCAATCCTTAATAAAAGAAACGTTGCCTTCTTTGTTTATATCCGTTCACAGATCAGAGCAGGAAGAAGGATCAGAAGGGATGGTGGCAATGCTTGGGGGATATGCTCTTGCTTACTTTGTAGTGCTTTGTGGGGCTTTTGCTTGGGGAGTTGACTCaacatcatctgcatcaaaacgCCGTCCAAAAATCCTTGGGACCCACTTGGAATTCCTGGCTAGTGCAGTCGATGGGAAAATATCACTTGGTTGTGATTGGGCCACCTGGCGTGCTTACGTGTCAGGATTTGTAACCTTAATGGTTGGCTGCACTCCGAGTTGGGTGCTGGAGGTAGATGTAGATGTGTTGAAGAGACTAAGTAATGGGCTAAGACAGTGGGATGAGGAGGAGCTTGCTCTGGCTTTGCTTGGGATTGGTGGTGTTGGTACAATGGGGGCGGCTGCTGAACTGATAATAGAGAATGACATGTAA
- the LOC121242294 gene encoding uncharacterized protein At5g19025-like: protein MRPLLFTAMASNATFPKPQKSSIPNSNSNSNPNPALCKHSPSATLDLLILVLVLFSGSFLLSSYFSYIFHSVSLLLSHFSPLLHHLSVPYLLSFLLFFAISAALADFCCGSRSRRCQNPACKGLKKAMEFDLQLQTDDCVKSPAKSKEIDGLPWKGGSEANPDYECLRSELRKIAPPNGRAVLLFRARCGCPVAKLEGWGPKRGKRHRKAVAVNGVGAGCHR from the exons ATGCGCCCCCTCCTCTTCACCGCCATGGCCTCCAACGCAACCTTCCCCAAACCCCAGAAATCCTCAATCCCTAACTCTAACTCTAACTCTAACCCTAACCCTGCCCTCTGCAAGCACTCTCCCTCTGCCACCCTCGACCTCCTCATCCTCGTCCTCGTCCTCTTCTCCGGCTCCTTCCTCCTCTCTTCTTACTTCTCCTACATCTTCCACTCCGTCTCCCTCCTTCTCTCCCACTTCTcccctcttcttcatcatctctcCGTCCCTTACCTTCTttccttcctcctcttctttgcCATCTCCGCTGCCCTCGCTGACTTCTGCTGCGGCTCCCGATCCCGGCGCTGTCAAAACCCTGCCTGCAAGGGCTTGAAGAAGGCCATGGAGTTCGATTTGCAGCTTCAGACCGACGACTGCGTGAAATCTCCCGCCAAGTCCAAGGAGATCGATGGCTTGCCCTGGAAGGGCGGAAGCGAAGCTAACCCAGATTACGAGTGCCTCCGATCCGAGCTTAGGAAGATAGCGCCGCCCAATGGCCGAGCCGTCTTGCTCTTTCGCGCGCGCTGTGGCTGTCCTGTCGCCAAGCTTGAGGGCTGGGGGCCCAAGCGTGGGAAGCGGCATAGGAA GGCTGTGGCAGTCAATGGGGTAGGAGCCGGATGTCATCGCTGA